In Miscanthus floridulus cultivar M001 chromosome 8, ASM1932011v1, whole genome shotgun sequence, the sequence CTCAgacgtcttcgactcatggagctgaaggagatgatcggtatGGAGGGGGTATAATGGTTAGCAGTAGATTAAgggaagattgttagataatctactgctatcttgtatgaacacagcaagggaaaaCGGTGTCGAAAAGGCCTCCGGTTGTAATACTGTAGCCGCTACAGGTGCAGGCACCGCACGGCTCACCTatagcactgtaggcacatgcagagGTCGACGTAGAGTCAGCCCcgtatgttatctagttattaTTACAGCATGTGCattgtactaggattagatggatatagttatataaatagactaccacagcaactcagtaaagagagttcagatttgtcatctctcAGACAGAACTTCAACCAACGCTGATGTCTTAtactgtgtgtgcatgctctgctcttcttctttttttttagtTTGACCATAGTGTGTGGAGACGGACTTCGTGGTCGGCTCGGCAACACCTTCACCTTAGCTCGTGTCCAGCGGCAGGTCCGCGGCACAGCAGGCGTCGAGCATGTCGCGGCGGGGTCTCGTCCGTGGTGCCGCTGTCAGGCCTGGTGAGGCTGTACCGGAACGAGGAGCAGTGCGTGCCGCTGAAGAGAACGACGGTCTCCTTGGCCGAGAACCCCCTGGCGGCTAAGTAGCCCAGCACGTCGCCGAGCTTGGCGAAGGGCGCGGGTAGGTCCACCTCCCACGGGTTGGACACCGTTCCGTCGCGCCGGCCCACCGCGATGCCGTAGCGTGTCCCGCTGAGGAGCGCGACGGCGTCACGCGCCGTTAGCTCCAGCGCAGAACACTGCACCTGAGCACGCATCCTGCAGCGCGTGCTTCACGGCGTTGACGATGCTGAACCAGCAGAGCGTGTGGTTGGGGATGCCAGTTGGCAGCACGCTCGGAGGAGTGGTGCGGTGTGGACACCACCATGACGGAGTCGTCGCAGCCATGGAAGAGCAGGAGCTTTCTGCGCCTGCGCACACGGGGTATAGTAAAGTCCTAATTAATATCATTATTAAGCAATAATGGCGTTTTTATAACTTATGTGTTTTGATTCCAATGATGATAGAAACACATGTGTTCCAAACACCCCTTTATATCCATTTCCTATCTTCAGTGTCCCAATCCTCTACTGCAACGTTTTCATCCATCTCTTATTCCTGTATTTTCTAAGTCCTCTGTTTTCTATTTCTTTGTTCCAACAATGTCCCTCTATTTTTTATTCCTTCATTCCAAACATGCCAAGGATTTACACCCCTTTATATCCATTTCCTATTTCCAGTGTTCCCAATCCTCTACTGCAACGTTCTCATCCATCTCTTTTTCGTGCGATTTCATCCATTCCTCTGTTTTCTATTTCTTTATTCCAACGATGCCCCTCTATTTTTATTCCTTCATTCCAAATATGCCAAGGATTTTACACATCAACTCA encodes:
- the LOC136470224 gene encoding peroxidase 44-like, translating into MRAQVQCSALELTARDAVALLSGTRYGIAVGRRDGTVSNPWEVDLPAPFAKLGDVLGYLAARGFSAKETVVLFSGTHCSSFRYSLTRPDSGTTDETPPRHARRLLCRGPAAGHELR